The Streptomyces sp. NBC_00224 genome has a window encoding:
- a CDS encoding tautomerase family protein, whose product MPLVRIDVLSRDSGRLTALGRAVHEALGEVMGFPDEDRFQILTAHDGQSGVLRHGTYLGVQRDDGIVYVAITLREGRPAAQKQALYRRIAELAQEYAGTEPRNVFVVLTENADADWSLGNGEAQYLA is encoded by the coding sequence ATGCCGCTCGTACGCATCGATGTGCTGAGCCGTGACAGCGGGCGGCTGACGGCCTTGGGGCGGGCGGTGCACGAGGCGTTGGGGGAGGTGATGGGTTTCCCGGACGAGGACCGGTTCCAGATCCTGACGGCACACGACGGCCAGAGCGGCGTCCTGCGGCACGGCACCTATCTCGGCGTGCAACGGGACGACGGCATCGTCTACGTGGCGATCACCCTGCGGGAGGGCCGTCCGGCCGCGCAGAAGCAGGCGCTGTACCGACGCATCGCCGAACTCGCCCAGGAATACGCCGGAACGGAACCCCGCAACGTGTTCGTGGTGCTGACCGAGAACGCCGACGCCGACTGGTCTCTGGGCAACGGCGAGGCCCAGTACCTCGCCTGA
- a CDS encoding GlxA family transcriptional regulator: protein MTLRPRPKSAALHRVVALLQPPQSTFTLACASAVFGDHGPAIPARYAFEVCTEHPGPVPTQDGYDMLVTTGLDALERADTVLVAGWQQPPGTAVSPAVVAAVRRAHQRGARVVSLCSGAFVLAAAGLLDGRRAATHWARAAELAARFPRVGVDPAVLYVDHGDVATSAGSAAGVDLSLHLVSADQGAAYAMRIARQMVMPPHREGCQLQYAELPTSGPVTDSLAPLLEWLSGRLDQPVSVADMAHRSQVSPRTLTRRFTEQLGVSPGRWLLDRRIAATRALLEETDLPVETIARKVGLSSAVNLRRRFHDALRTTPAAYRRAFRAERAG from the coding sequence ATGACGCTCCGCCCGCGGCCGAAGTCCGCTGCGCTGCACCGGGTCGTGGCCCTGCTCCAGCCCCCGCAGTCGACCTTCACGCTGGCCTGCGCGAGCGCGGTGTTCGGCGACCACGGCCCGGCGATCCCGGCCCGTTACGCCTTCGAGGTCTGCACCGAGCACCCGGGCCCGGTGCCCACCCAGGACGGCTACGACATGCTGGTCACCACGGGTCTCGACGCGTTGGAGCGCGCGGACACCGTGCTGGTCGCCGGATGGCAGCAGCCGCCGGGCACCGCGGTGTCGCCCGCTGTGGTCGCCGCGGTCCGCCGGGCGCACCAGCGCGGCGCGCGGGTCGTCAGTCTCTGCTCGGGTGCGTTCGTGCTCGCCGCCGCCGGACTGCTGGACGGCCGTCGGGCCGCCACCCACTGGGCCCGCGCCGCCGAGTTGGCCGCTCGGTTTCCGCGAGTCGGGGTCGACCCCGCGGTGCTGTACGTGGATCACGGCGACGTCGCCACGAGCGCCGGATCGGCGGCCGGTGTCGACCTCAGCCTGCACCTGGTGAGCGCGGACCAGGGCGCCGCGTACGCGATGCGGATCGCCCGGCAGATGGTGATGCCCCCGCACCGCGAGGGCTGCCAACTGCAATATGCCGAACTGCCGACCTCCGGACCGGTCACCGACTCGCTGGCCCCGCTGCTGGAGTGGCTGTCGGGACGGCTGGACCAACCCGTCAGCGTCGCCGACATGGCGCACCGCTCCCAGGTCTCACCCCGCACGCTGACCAGACGCTTCACCGAGCAACTGGGTGTGAGCCCCGGACGCTGGCTGCTGGACCGGCGGATCGCCGCTACCCGGGCGCTGCTGGAGGAGACCGACCTGCCGGTGGAGACCATCGCGCGCAAAGTCGGCCTCTCCTCGGCCGTCAACCTGCGCCGGCGCTTCCACGACGCCCTGCGCACCACACCTGCCGCGTACCGGCGGGCCTTTCGTGCGGAGAGGGCGGGGTAG
- a CDS encoding MFS transporter: MTTTQTQDQAARPEPTTARPLLWDRRFTLYFTARSVSLVGDAMMPVATALAVGAVYGVSGVGFVLGTWTGTFVLLVLFGGVFADRFGARRMMVGADLARVLTQGVLAAAFFVGTPPFWLLVSMAALAGAAVAMFLPGVNGMVPLVAHEPQRANGTLKVADALAQLLGPTLAGLLITLTGAGTVYTIDAGTFLLSALCLALIPLAPADAPTKAPAGPDSPARTGRSLRRDLHQGWQEFRARTWMWAVILIWVGYGVLLFGPLVPLSSTLISTRHGSNTYGLAVSFLGVGTVLGGLLALRLRPARPLAAGAAAMVLYTGLPLCVALGAGLPVLLAGHVLGGGAWAFWSVMWATSVQTHTPPAVLNRVTAYEQAGSVSGMALGQILAGPATSLVAPGRLLLVSAGACLAGCVALFAVPAIRTLGRAAPAEAGEPGMPDGP, from the coding sequence GTGACCACCACGCAGACGCAGGACCAGGCCGCCCGGCCCGAACCGACAACCGCCCGCCCCCTGTTGTGGGACCGGCGCTTCACGCTGTACTTCACCGCCCGCTCTGTCTCGCTGGTCGGCGACGCCATGATGCCGGTCGCCACCGCGCTCGCCGTCGGCGCGGTGTACGGGGTGTCGGGCGTCGGCTTCGTCCTCGGCACCTGGACCGGGACGTTCGTCCTCCTCGTCCTGTTCGGCGGGGTGTTCGCCGACCGGTTCGGCGCGCGCCGGATGATGGTCGGCGCGGATCTGGCCAGGGTGCTCACCCAGGGGGTACTGGCGGCGGCGTTCTTCGTCGGGACACCGCCGTTCTGGCTGCTGGTGTCCATGGCGGCACTGGCCGGTGCGGCCGTGGCGATGTTCCTGCCGGGGGTGAACGGCATGGTCCCGCTGGTCGCCCACGAGCCACAGCGGGCCAACGGCACACTCAAGGTGGCCGACGCACTCGCCCAACTGCTCGGACCGACCTTGGCCGGACTGCTGATCACACTGACGGGCGCCGGGACCGTGTACACCATCGACGCCGGGACCTTCCTGCTCAGCGCTCTGTGCCTGGCCCTCATCCCGCTCGCCCCCGCCGACGCCCCCACCAAGGCCCCGGCCGGCCCCGACTCCCCCGCCCGCACCGGCCGTTCGCTCCGTCGTGACCTGCACCAGGGATGGCAGGAGTTCCGCGCACGCACCTGGATGTGGGCGGTGATCCTGATCTGGGTGGGCTACGGCGTCCTGCTCTTCGGCCCCCTCGTACCGCTCAGCTCCACGCTGATCAGCACCCGGCACGGCTCCAACACCTACGGCCTGGCGGTTTCCTTCCTCGGCGTCGGAACGGTGCTCGGCGGCCTGCTGGCCCTGCGGCTGCGCCCTGCCCGGCCGTTGGCCGCCGGTGCGGCGGCGATGGTGCTGTACACCGGGCTGCCGCTCTGCGTAGCACTGGGCGCCGGCCTGCCCGTACTGCTGGCGGGCCACGTCCTGGGCGGCGGCGCCTGGGCGTTCTGGTCGGTGATGTGGGCGACCAGTGTGCAGACCCACACCCCGCCCGCGGTGCTCAACCGCGTCACGGCGTACGAGCAGGCCGGCTCGGTGTCCGGGATGGCGCTCGGCCAGATACTGGCGGGGCCGGCCACCTCACTGGTCGCCCCGGGGCGGCTGCTGCTGGTGTCGGCGGGCGCCTGCCTGGCGGGCTGTGTGGCACTGTTCGCGGTCCCGGCGATCCGCACCCTGGGCCGCGCCGCTCCTGCGGAGGCGGGCGAGCCAGGTATGCCGGACGGACCGTGA
- a CDS encoding collagenase produces MKTPSLRPRRRLGGLLILALALCLSIAVLTPAGHAAAVEHRESAPRPAATAHTAPPPTGSAATVSDRADERRTPIDATHRPPQNPVPSRTAPTKPSRTDGLTAASCTPDDFGSRSGSALVAFVQASTTDCVNTLFALTGTDARNAFREAQMVTIANAFQNTARTYPGDNSTHVWQLVLFLRAGYYVQFNHASDVGPYGATLSSATEAALDTFFASPHFMDVSSANGDVMGEVITLTDSADEQARYLKTYQKVLNGYNSTYDAYWSMDAAVNDVFTPIFRGHWNPAFLKAVTADPSLIDTLGAFAHNHRDKLNDTWFYLASNAGTETARFLDTPALQAKVRPLAKGLLGDSAITGATAPLWVGVAAMTDTYDKAQCSYYGTCDFVGRLTAAALPITYRCDAAHTFRAQSLTSAALTAACTSLQGQDAYFHGIVKDSGPVADDHNTNIEIVTFASPKDYRTYSGWIFGNSTDNGGEYLEGDPADPANQARFLSYVKSVGDGFPGDIWNLNHEYTHYLDGRYDMAGDFEAGEAVPDIWWIEGFAEYVSYSYRGLPDTEAVADAAQHTYALSTLWESTYANSDLTRTYPWGYLATRYMIEKHPADVQNMLAKFRAGDYAGGYAVYHTGIGTRYDADFTTWLDACAAGACGSTGNGPTAAFDATVSGLTVNLTDRSTDTGSTITARSWNFGDGTTSTTTNPSKTYTAPGTYTISLTVTDAKGLTSTGTKSVTLNGNQPTCTNADSRVLDRNCSRSGRSAKAGDLDYLYLYMPAGTVTLRITTAGGTGNADLYYNPTTWAGPSAYTARSTNTGNAESITVTNTTAGYRYVSLYAQTAFSGVTVTTAY; encoded by the coding sequence GTGAAGACCCCCTCATTACGACCAAGACGACGTCTCGGCGGCCTGCTCATACTCGCGCTCGCCCTGTGTCTGTCGATAGCCGTGCTCACCCCGGCCGGCCACGCCGCCGCGGTCGAGCACCGCGAGTCGGCCCCACGGCCCGCGGCAACGGCACACACCGCCCCGCCGCCGACCGGATCGGCGGCGACGGTGTCCGACCGCGCGGACGAACGCCGCACCCCGATCGACGCCACCCACCGGCCTCCGCAGAACCCGGTCCCGTCCCGCACCGCCCCGACGAAGCCGAGCCGTACGGACGGCCTGACCGCGGCCTCCTGCACCCCGGACGACTTCGGCAGCCGCAGCGGATCTGCCCTCGTGGCCTTCGTCCAGGCATCGACCACGGACTGCGTCAACACGCTGTTCGCCCTCACCGGCACCGACGCCCGCAACGCGTTCCGCGAAGCGCAGATGGTCACCATCGCCAACGCGTTCCAGAACACGGCACGGACCTACCCCGGGGACAACTCCACCCATGTGTGGCAGCTCGTGCTGTTCCTGCGCGCCGGATACTACGTGCAGTTCAACCACGCCTCCGACGTCGGACCGTACGGCGCGACCCTCTCCTCGGCGACCGAGGCCGCGCTGGACACCTTCTTCGCGTCGCCGCACTTCATGGACGTCAGCTCCGCCAACGGCGACGTCATGGGCGAGGTCATCACCCTGACGGACAGCGCCGACGAGCAGGCCCGCTATCTGAAGACGTACCAGAAGGTGCTCAACGGCTACAACAGCACCTACGACGCGTACTGGAGCATGGACGCCGCCGTCAACGACGTGTTCACCCCGATCTTCCGCGGCCACTGGAACCCTGCCTTCCTCAAGGCCGTGACCGCCGACCCCAGCCTCATCGACACGCTGGGCGCCTTCGCGCACAACCACCGCGACAAGCTGAACGACACCTGGTTCTACCTCGCCTCCAACGCCGGCACCGAGACCGCGCGCTTCCTCGACACCCCCGCCCTGCAGGCCAAGGTCAGGCCGCTGGCCAAGGGGCTGCTCGGCGACTCGGCCATCACCGGCGCGACAGCACCCCTGTGGGTCGGGGTCGCCGCCATGACCGACACCTACGACAAGGCCCAGTGCTCGTACTACGGGACCTGCGACTTCGTCGGCCGGCTCACGGCCGCCGCGCTGCCGATCACCTACCGCTGCGACGCCGCCCACACCTTCCGCGCCCAGTCGCTGACCAGTGCGGCCCTCACCGCGGCCTGCACCAGCCTCCAGGGCCAGGACGCGTACTTCCACGGCATCGTCAAGGACAGCGGGCCCGTCGCCGACGACCACAACACGAACATCGAGATTGTGACGTTCGCCAGCCCCAAGGACTACCGCACCTACTCCGGCTGGATCTTCGGCAACAGCACCGACAACGGAGGGGAGTACCTGGAGGGCGACCCCGCCGACCCGGCCAACCAGGCCCGCTTCCTCTCGTACGTCAAGAGCGTGGGCGACGGCTTCCCCGGCGACATCTGGAACCTCAACCACGAGTACACCCACTACCTCGACGGACGCTACGACATGGCCGGCGACTTCGAGGCCGGAGAGGCCGTACCGGACATCTGGTGGATCGAGGGCTTCGCCGAGTACGTCTCGTACAGCTACCGCGGCCTGCCCGACACCGAGGCCGTCGCCGACGCGGCCCAGCACACCTACGCACTGAGCACCCTCTGGGAGAGCACCTACGCCAACTCGGACCTGACCCGCACCTACCCGTGGGGCTACCTGGCCACCCGCTACATGATCGAGAAACACCCCGCCGACGTGCAGAACATGCTGGCCAAGTTCCGTGCCGGTGACTACGCCGGGGGATACGCGGTCTACCACACCGGCATCGGCACCCGCTACGACGCCGACTTCACCACCTGGCTCGACGCCTGCGCCGCCGGAGCCTGCGGCAGCACGGGCAACGGGCCCACCGCCGCCTTCGACGCGACCGTCTCCGGCCTGACGGTGAACCTCACGGACAGGTCCACCGACACCGGCAGCACCATCACCGCGCGCTCGTGGAACTTCGGCGACGGCACCACGTCAACGACGACCAACCCGTCCAAGACCTACACCGCCCCCGGCACGTACACGATCTCCCTGACCGTGACCGACGCCAAGGGCCTGACCTCCACCGGCACCAAGTCCGTGACCCTCAACGGCAATCAGCCGACCTGCACGAACGCCGACAGCCGCGTCCTGGACCGCAACTGCTCCCGCTCCGGCCGCTCGGCCAAGGCGGGGGACCTGGACTACCTGTACCTGTACATGCCGGCCGGCACCGTCACGCTGCGGATCACCACCGCCGGAGGCACGGGCAACGCGGACCTCTACTACAACCCCACCACCTGGGCGGGCCCTTCGGCGTACACCGCGCGCTCGACGAACACCGGAAACGCCGAGAGCATCACCGTCACCAACACCACGGCCGGATACCGGTACGTCAGCCTGTACGCGCAGACGGCGTTCAGCGGCGTCACGGTCACCACGGCCTACTGA
- a CDS encoding methyltransferase domain-containing protein, which yields MGRVAELAGVSVRTLHHYDEIKLVRPSARTAAGYRAYSAGDVERLREVLAYRRLGFGLREVAELVGDPSTDAVAHLRRLRGLLLERRDRADAMVAAIDRELEARAKGLKVTPEEQLEMLGARLYDAIGGAYTATRRTEPRIAAQIWDALGDARTVLNVGAGTGSYEPADRHVTAVEPSAVMREQRPVGSAPCVAAAAESLPFEDHSFDVAMAVSTVHHWGDPIAGLREMRRVARRVVVLTFDTDEPGWQDRFWLTRDYLPEFPAVLAEFPSLAGMTDAIGARAEPVPVPWDCADGLFEAYWRRPGAYLEDRVRRAMSVWTRVGPEAEQRAVRSLSDDLDSGRWAERNRDLADLDAADLGLRLLVA from the coding sequence GTGGGACGCGTGGCCGAGCTGGCCGGCGTGAGCGTCCGCACGCTGCATCACTATGACGAGATCAAGCTCGTTCGGCCGTCGGCACGGACCGCGGCCGGGTACCGGGCCTATTCGGCGGGCGACGTGGAGCGGCTGCGGGAGGTGCTCGCCTATCGACGGTTGGGCTTCGGGCTGCGGGAGGTCGCGGAACTGGTCGGTGACCCGTCCACCGACGCGGTCGCGCACTTGCGCCGACTGCGCGGCCTGCTGTTGGAGCGGCGTGATCGCGCTGACGCCATGGTGGCGGCCATCGACAGGGAACTTGAGGCACGGGCGAAGGGACTGAAGGTGACACCGGAGGAGCAACTGGAGATGCTCGGTGCACGGCTGTACGACGCGATCGGCGGCGCCTACACCGCGACACGGCGTACCGAGCCGCGGATCGCCGCGCAGATCTGGGACGCGCTCGGGGACGCCCGGACGGTGCTGAACGTCGGGGCCGGCACCGGCTCCTACGAGCCTGCTGATCGCCACGTGACCGCGGTGGAGCCATCGGCGGTCATGCGGGAGCAGCGGCCTGTCGGCTCGGCGCCATGCGTGGCCGCCGCCGCGGAGAGCCTGCCGTTCGAGGACCACTCCTTCGACGTCGCGATGGCCGTCTCCACCGTTCACCACTGGGGGGACCCGATAGCGGGGCTGCGCGAGATGCGGCGCGTGGCCCGCCGCGTGGTGGTGCTCACGTTCGACACCGACGAGCCCGGATGGCAGGACCGGTTCTGGCTTACCCGCGACTACCTGCCCGAGTTCCCCGCCGTCCTCGCGGAGTTTCCCTCGCTTGCCGGGATGACCGACGCGATCGGCGCCCGCGCTGAGCCGGTGCCCGTCCCGTGGGACTGTGCTGACGGCCTGTTCGAGGCGTACTGGCGCCGACCGGGGGCGTATCTGGAGGATCGCGTGCGCCGTGCGATGTCGGTGTGGACGAGGGTCGGGCCGGAGGCCGAACAGCGGGCGGTACGAAGCCTCAGCGACGACCTCGACTCCGGCCGATGGGCCGAGCGCAACCGCGACCTCGCCGACCTCGACGCGGCAGATCTCGGCCTCCGCCTGCTCGTAGCGTGA
- a CDS encoding GNAT family N-acetyltransferase yields the protein MIDGVVMREVSPGDAVGLAEALRRNRVSMRPFEPYRPEDFYTEHGQRERIGGLLAEREAGRLRPYVLIETATGTPVGAVNLGSIALGPFRSGGLGYWVDQAWAGRGLATAAVEEVCRIAREELGLHRVEAGTLVDNTASQRVLAKAGFEQYGTAPKYLHINGAWRDHRLFQRLLHDDPPTD from the coding sequence ATGATCGACGGGGTGGTGATGCGTGAGGTCTCGCCTGGGGACGCGGTGGGTCTGGCGGAGGCGTTGCGCCGCAACCGGGTGTCGATGCGGCCCTTCGAGCCGTACCGGCCCGAGGACTTCTACACCGAGCACGGCCAGCGCGAGAGGATCGGCGGACTGCTCGCGGAGCGTGAGGCCGGGCGACTGCGACCGTACGTCCTGATCGAGACGGCCACCGGCACGCCTGTCGGGGCCGTCAACCTCGGCAGTATCGCCCTCGGGCCGTTCCGCAGTGGCGGGCTCGGCTACTGGGTGGACCAGGCGTGGGCGGGCAGGGGACTGGCGACGGCCGCGGTGGAGGAGGTCTGCCGCATCGCCCGCGAAGAACTCGGTCTGCACCGTGTGGAGGCCGGCACCCTGGTCGACAACACCGCCTCGCAGCGCGTGCTCGCCAAGGCGGGGTTCGAGCAGTACGGCACCGCGCCCAAGTACCTGCACATCAACGGTGCTTGGCGCGACCACCGCCTCTTCCAGCGGCTGCTGCACGACGACCCGCCCACCGACTGA
- a CDS encoding LysR family transcriptional regulator, with amino-acid sequence MDPHLLRTFVTVTRCGSFSEAARELGYTQSAVSQHIAALENDLGAILLLRRPVAATDVGVRLLEHAEPLLLRLDAARADIARLTAAPAARIVIGASPPALSSLFTRTLADLRQTHPRLEVTVRVLGREAIPREVATATLDLGLIDGVAAPNDPLHLPDIGPLTAMAIAEQPLAVALPAQHPLSRRAGLRLVDLADARWIDAPDTAVSLSQLRTVSGSDGYRTSLRYEGADVRGLIALITAGHGLALLPQQSIDGIPGISAVPLAAPRLVHRTEALHSSTLDGPQALLAAALTATTA; translated from the coding sequence ATGGATCCGCACCTCCTCCGCACGTTCGTGACCGTGACCCGCTGCGGTTCGTTCTCCGAGGCGGCCCGCGAACTTGGCTACACGCAGTCAGCCGTCTCCCAGCACATCGCCGCACTCGAAAACGACCTCGGGGCGATCCTCCTGCTACGGCGCCCGGTCGCTGCGACTGACGTCGGCGTCCGGCTGCTGGAGCACGCCGAGCCGCTGCTGCTGCGGTTGGACGCCGCCCGCGCGGACATCGCACGCCTGACCGCGGCACCCGCCGCCCGCATCGTCATCGGGGCTTCCCCGCCGGCCCTGAGCTCACTGTTCACCCGGACGCTTGCCGACCTGCGCCAGACGCACCCCCGCTTGGAGGTGACGGTGCGTGTCCTTGGCCGCGAGGCCATCCCACGCGAAGTCGCGACCGCGACCTTGGACCTCGGTTTGATCGACGGCGTGGCCGCCCCCAACGACCCGCTCCACCTCCCCGACATCGGCCCGCTCACGGCGATGGCCATCGCCGAACAGCCTCTGGCCGTAGCACTCCCCGCTCAGCACCCGCTGAGCCGCCGAGCCGGTCTGCGCTTGGTCGATCTCGCCGACGCCCGATGGATCGACGCACCCGACACCGCCGTCTCGCTTTCGCAATTGCGCACCGTGAGCGGCTCCGACGGCTACCGCACGTCCTTGCGTTACGAAGGAGCCGACGTGCGCGGCCTCATCGCACTCATCACCGCAGGACACGGGCTCGCGCTACTGCCCCAGCAATCCATCGACGGCATACCCGGCATCAGCGCGGTCCCCCTCGCCGCACCACGGCTGGTACACCGCACCGAGGCCCTGCACAGCAGCACACTGGACGGTCCCCAAGCACTCCTCGCGGCAGCCCTCACGGCGACCACCGCATGA
- a CDS encoding protein kinase, translating to MIGRGGMGVVARAVDQLLNREVAVKVLRAYTDASPAELADLRVRMQREAQAAARIRHSGVVTVHDVVEEQGLPVIVMELVDGPSLDDVLAERGPLDPREAAAIGAKLMDALDAAHRAGVLHRDVKPGNVLLERGGTAHAEGYGGGRVVLTDFGIATMETAGDEALAKLTQSGQIVGSLDYLPPERAQGREPGAASDIWALGMTLYAAVEGSSPFRRTSVWSTLAAIVGEQLPEPRRAGPLTTVLQALMAKDPLQRPDAGQAREMLEAVAGGRTVDLAPAPALQPVTSPAFGPAAAPFSQPAPQPVASYTPTDAFGTPPPSGMAPGMSAGHGSRSETRATTVRARRRTRTVVAVAAATVVTCGGVAYALVDMGGDAGSGANPALSPASTPADGDMSGTTDGPTSPGDLTRIGPSATPSSTPSKKGGDRATGPTPKPGNSGGGSAVDPSNSTKAKPSSTVKEPVPVSTACTGWAHSNRSDGYGYASQSTHLYTGPYAACSYVTAVKSGVKVYYHCYVANAQGNKWIYARIQGTNTEGWLFSDKSTLAGGTLASC from the coding sequence ATGATCGGGCGCGGTGGCATGGGTGTGGTCGCCCGGGCGGTGGACCAGCTGCTGAACCGCGAGGTCGCCGTCAAGGTCCTGCGGGCCTACACCGACGCTTCCCCGGCCGAACTGGCCGATCTGCGGGTCCGGATGCAGCGGGAGGCGCAGGCCGCCGCCCGTATCCGGCACAGCGGTGTGGTCACCGTGCACGACGTGGTCGAGGAGCAGGGGCTGCCGGTCATCGTCATGGAGCTGGTCGACGGGCCCTCCCTCGACGACGTGCTGGCGGAGCGCGGCCCGCTGGACCCGCGCGAAGCGGCCGCGATCGGCGCCAAGCTGATGGACGCGCTCGACGCGGCACACCGGGCCGGGGTCCTCCACCGGGACGTCAAGCCCGGCAACGTACTGCTTGAGCGTGGGGGTACCGCCCATGCCGAAGGCTATGGGGGAGGCCGTGTCGTGCTCACCGACTTCGGTATCGCCACCATGGAGACCGCCGGCGATGAGGCCCTGGCCAAGCTGACCCAGAGCGGTCAGATCGTCGGCTCCCTCGACTATCTGCCGCCGGAGCGAGCACAGGGCCGGGAGCCGGGTGCCGCGTCGGACATCTGGGCGCTCGGCATGACGCTGTACGCGGCCGTGGAGGGCTCTTCGCCCTTCCGCCGTACGTCGGTGTGGTCCACGCTGGCGGCGATCGTCGGCGAACAGCTGCCGGAGCCCCGGCGAGCCGGACCGCTCACCACGGTGCTGCAGGCGCTGATGGCCAAGGACCCGCTGCAGCGGCCCGACGCCGGGCAGGCGCGCGAGATGCTGGAGGCGGTCGCCGGGGGCAGGACGGTGGACCTCGCGCCGGCACCGGCCCTCCAGCCCGTCACTTCGCCGGCCTTCGGTCCCGCCGCCGCGCCGTTCTCCCAGCCCGCCCCCCAGCCCGTTGCCTCCTACACGCCGACCGACGCCTTCGGCACCCCTCCGCCGTCGGGCATGGCGCCTGGCATGTCCGCCGGTCACGGCAGCCGTTCCGAGACCCGTGCCACGACCGTCCGCGCGCGGCGCCGCACCCGTACCGTCGTCGCGGTGGCCGCCGCCACCGTCGTCACCTGCGGCGGAGTCGCCTACGCTCTGGTGGACATGGGGGGCGACGCGGGCAGTGGGGCGAACCCGGCGCTTTCCCCGGCGAGTACCCCCGCCGACGGTGACATGTCCGGCACGACCGACGGCCCGACCTCCCCGGGAGACCTGACGCGCATAGGCCCCAGCGCGACGCCGTCCAGCACTCCCTCGAAGAAGGGCGGGGACCGAGCGACAGGTCCCACGCCGAAGCCCGGCAACAGCGGAGGCGGGTCGGCCGTCGACCCGTCCAACTCGACGAAGGCAAAGCCCAGTTCCACGGTGAAGGAGCCCGTCCCGGTGTCGACGGCGTGCACCGGCTGGGCCCACTCGAACCGCAGCGACGGCTACGGTTACGCGTCCCAAAGCACCCACCTCTACACCGGGCCGTACGCGGCATGCTCCTATGTGACCGCGGTCAAGTCCGGAGTGAAGGTCTACTACCACTGCTACGTCGCCAACGCCCAGGGCAACAAGTGGATCTACGCCCGCATCCAGGGCACGAACACTGAAGGCTGGCTGTTCAGCGACAAATCCACCCTGGCGGGCGGCACACTCGCCAGCTGCTGA
- a CDS encoding dienelactone hydrolase family protein — MHFTSEQRLDDGVLEREFSLGEIPGILWTPVSASAPAPLILLGHPPLGLRKMYPRLVARARHAAADGFATATIELPGSGDRPRWPAAEQARADLRRAMEAGEPVSDEIVDALILPLVDKVVPEWQAALDALLSLPEICGPVGYSGGVISIGIRLAVVEPRISAAVLFAGSFVPRALFEEARQVTIPLHVLLQWDDEGNDRQAALDLFDAFGSKEKSLHANMGGHTGVPQFAGDVAARFFTRHLK, encoded by the coding sequence ATGCATTTCACTTCTGAACAGCGTCTCGACGACGGCGTCCTCGAACGCGAATTCAGCCTCGGCGAGATCCCCGGCATCCTGTGGACTCCCGTGTCCGCATCCGCACCGGCGCCGCTGATCCTGCTCGGCCACCCCCCGCTCGGGCTGCGCAAGATGTACCCCCGGCTGGTGGCCCGGGCTCGGCACGCCGCGGCGGATGGCTTCGCCACGGCCACCATCGAGCTCCCCGGAAGCGGCGACCGGCCCCGTTGGCCCGCCGCCGAGCAGGCCCGCGCCGATCTGCGCCGGGCGATGGAAGCCGGCGAGCCAGTCAGCGACGAGATCGTCGACGCCCTCATCCTCCCGCTGGTCGACAAGGTGGTCCCGGAATGGCAGGCCGCCCTGGACGCCCTCCTTTCGCTGCCCGAGATCTGCGGCCCGGTCGGGTACTCGGGCGGAGTGATCTCCATCGGCATCCGGCTGGCGGTGGTCGAGCCGCGTATCTCGGCCGCCGTTCTGTTCGCCGGGAGTTTCGTGCCCCGCGCCCTGTTCGAGGAGGCCCGGCAGGTCACCATTCCGCTGCACGTCCTGCTGCAGTGGGACGACGAAGGCAACGACCGGCAGGCGGCCCTGGACCTGTTCGACGCCTTCGGCTCCAAGGAGAAGTCCCTGCACGCCAACATGGGCGGGCACACCGGCGTCCCGCAGTTCGCGGGGGACGTCGCGGCCCGGTTCTTCACCCGGCACCTGAAGTGA